The Candidatus Cetobacterium colombiensis sequence TAGTGAAATAATCATAGGAGATACACCAGTAGAAAAAAGACAAGAGATTATAAAGGATTTTAAAAATGGAAAGTTAGATATTATATTCACTGTGGATGTTTTCAACGAAGGGGTGGATATTCCATGTATAGATACTGTTTTATTTTTAAGACCTACAACATCTTACACAATATTTATTCAGCAACTTGGAAGAGGGCTTAGAACTTTCAAAGGAAAAGAAAAGCTCCGTGTTTTAGATTTTGTTGGAAACTATAAAGGGGCAGAACTAAAGCCAGCATTTTTATCTGGAACTTTCAAAAAAGGAGTTAAGCCAGATTCTCCATTGGATTCAAGTTTTGTTTTACCTAGTGGTTGCAGTGCAAACTTTGATTTTAAAGTTATAGAGTACTTTGAGCAAAATAAAGGGAAAAGAGATAATTTAAAAGAGAAATTAACTCAAGATTTCCTTAATGTTAAAGAGCTTTTAGAAAAAACTCCAAACATAATGGATATCTACACCTTTGGAGAGTTCCCAGTACATGTATACTTACAAAAATATAAAACTTGGTATGAATTTTTAAAAGAGATTAATGAACTATCTATAGATGAAAAATCTTTCTCAGAAAGAACTATCCAATTTTTACAATTTTTAGAGAAAACATCTATGACTAAATCTTATAAGATACCACTGCTGCTTTCTCTATTTAAAAACGGGTTAAAAGAAAGTGTGTCTTTAAAAGAGATTGGAGAGTTTTATAAAGAGTTTTATAGTGATGAACTTCATGGAAAAGACTTAAATAATAAAAGGCATGAAGATTGGAGAAATTGGGATTTGAAAAAATTTGAAGCTTTGGCTAAAGAGAATCCAATCCATTTCCTAACGAAAGATGAAAAGAATGAAAAATTCTTTAGTTTTATAGATGACAATTTTATTTTAAATGCTCAGCTATTTAATGAAATCATGGAAAATAATGAACTTTTATCTAATATCTTAGATAGATTAGATTATAGAAATAGTAACTACTTTAGAAGAAAATATATGGAGGTATAATGTCAGTCAAATTTTATAACGACAATGCAGAAAGTTTTTTTAACAACACGGTTAATGCAGATATGAGTTCTACATACAATATCTTTGAAGAGAATCTTTCTGATAAAACTGGAGAGATTTTAGATTTAGGATGTGGAAGTGGAAGAGATGCTAAACACTTTATAGATGCAGGGTTTAAAGTTACTGCTTTAGATCTCTCTCCTATTTTAGCTGCAAAAGCCAGTGAATACATTGGCCAAGAGGTTATTGTTGCTAATATGAAAGACTTGGATTTTTCTGATAAATTCATAGGTATTTGGGCTTGTGCATCACTACTACATCTAACAGAGGATGAAGTTTTAGAAACTCTAAAAAGATGTCATAAAGCTTTAAAAAACGATGGAACTATGTATGTTTCATTTAAATATGGAGAAACTAACTTTGAAAAAGATGGTAGAATTTTTACTTGTTTTACTAGAGATAGGTTTTTAAACTTAATAAAAGATTTAGATTTTTATTACCGTGCTACATTTGAAACAGGAGATGTTAGACCTGGAAGGGAGAATGAAAAATGGCTGAACGTAATTCTGAAAAAGAAATAAAGAAACGTACTAGTCATAAGGCATACTTAAATCTTGAGGATCAAGAACTATTAAAAATAATTAGAAAAGTTATGATAGAGAATAAAGCTTTTACATCTGTGGCCTATAAAAAAGTTAAATTTATTCCATTTCCAACTTTAAAGAGAAGATTTAAAGACATTGAAGTTTGGCAGGATTTAATTAACTATTTGCATCTCAATAGAGAATACCAAAGAGCGACTATGAAAGCTAAAAAAGAGATTATAACTCCAGCTTTTATAAAAAATAGTGTAAAAGAGAGCAATGAAGAACTATTAGAGATGTATAAAGAGTTTTCAGAAAAAATAGGTGCATACAATGGAGCTTCTATGAGCCAATTGAAAAGATATGGTTTTAAATACTCTGAAACTGTTTTACTAAGACGTTTTGGTAGCTGGAAGAATGTTAAGGAACTTTGTGGTTATAGTTTTAATTTGGGGACTATGTACAGCAAAGATGAAATTATAACTCTACTTATGGATGCTAGAAAAAAATATGGAAGAAGGCTTTCTCAAAAAGAAATAAATAAAGACCCTACTCTTCCTGTTTTAGAAACTATTTTAAAGTTTTTTAAAACTACCAAAATATCTGAAGTTTGGGATGAACTGGAAAAGGGAATGGAAAAAACTAGCACTGAAGGGAAGAGCTACACTATAGAAGAGATTAAAGATCTTTTGTATAAGCAGTACAGATTAAAGGGAAGCCCACTTACAACAACAGAGATTGCAGCAAAAACAAAGGTGGGAGAACTTCCGGGGAAAACAACAATATATAGGCATTTTAAAACGCAAAAAATTAGAGAGATTTGGAAAATTGTTTTAGAGGAGAGAGAACACAATGGATAAAGTTAGGGAGACTTTTTACAAACATTGGAGTAAAGAAAAGAGCGACACATTTTATAAAACTTTAGAGAGTTCAGTTTTAAGCTATAAGCTTGAATGTTTAGAAAAATTTATAGAGGATATTTTTGAAGAAAATTCTGCAGTAAAAAGGGATGAGATTTTAAGGTATGCTAAAAATATGGATGCTTTTACAGATGCAGAGGAGTTCTTAATAGACTTCTTTAAATGTACTAGAACACCAGAGGGTGATGCCATTGCAGCTAGATTAGAAGATAATCCAGAAGAGGTTGAAAGATTCTTAAATGGACTTTTAGCTTCGAATAAAATAAGAGTTAAAGAGAATGAAAATGAGTTTATCGTTTGGTATTTATAAAGGAGTGATTTATGAAAGAGATTGAATTTTATTTTGATTGGGATAACCATAAAGTTATTTTTAATGATGGAACTATTTGTAATATAAATGAAGAAAAAAATTCTTTTATATATAGAAATATAGAATTTACATTGGAAGCTGATGTTGAAAAAGATTTGTGTAATACTTTTAATATGAGATATATAAATACAAACTTAGTGTAAATTTAAAAAGGAGCTATGATGGAAAATTTCAAAAAAATTAACACCTATTTTTCTCCAAATGAACAAGAACTAAAAAAAATGAAACTGATTCAAGAGTATATAAGAAATGAATTTGCTTTTATTAGAATGACAGATACAATGTTAGAGAAAAGTATCATAGACGCTTCACACTATTTAAGAAAAATTCTGAAAGATGCAAACGTAATAGATTATTTAAATATATCTCCAGATGAAAAAATTTATAAAAAAGCTGTAATCTTAAGTGACAACGAATTTGTAGAGAAAAAGGTTAGTTACTATCGACCAAAAACTAAAAATGGAGATCCAAGAACTTGGGTTTATGGATTAAAAAACTATGTCAGAACAGGGGATTTAGTATATTTTACAACTTATCAATCTAAACTTCTCGTTATTCCTTTAAATTTAGATGAGAATACTATTAGAAAAACTCTTGAGTTACAATTTACAACTCAAAAGTTATTGGATAATAAAATTGTAAAAGAGTTAGTAGAGAAGTTGAAAATAGTTAAAGCAAAAGGTTGGATAAAAAGTGTTAATCCAACATCCCCTAAAATAGCTCCAAAAGATGCTGGAGAAACTTTAGAAAGAGAGTTAGGTATAAAACCCAACAATCTTATATCAGCTGATTATAAAGGTCAAATAGAGCTAAAATCAAAGATTAGAGAAACTAAAAATAATGATACTCTTTTTTCTTGTGTTCCAAATTGGAGTAAAAGTAAAATAAAATCCTCAGCTGAAATGATTTTGACTTATGGATATCCTTGTAAAAATCAAGAAAAATATCCTGAATTTATGGATTTATATGTAACTGTAAAAAATAAAGCAAATCCTCAAGGCTTATATCTTCTTTCAGAAGATGAAGATGAAATGTTATATCAATGCCATATTGCAGATGGAATAACATGCGTTTGGGACTATGAAGCCATTGAGAAAAAAATAAAAGAGAAACATCCAAAAACAGCTTGGGTAGTTGCAGAAACTAAAAAAATAAATGGTGAAAATTATTTTAAATATATTGAACTTGAAATGACCCAAAATCCATTATTGAGCCAATTTATCGTGCTTATTAACGATGGTTACTTGACTTTCGATTGGAGAGGGAGAGTTAAATCAGATGGTACAAAATACAAAGATAAGGGACATGCATTTAGATTGAATCCAAAATATAGAGATGTTTTATTTGGAGATCTAGAAAAAATAGAAATTTAATTTTTTCCTGGACTTTATATATTAAACTTGCTATAATATATAGTGAGAATAATTTTTTAGGAGGAACAAATGAAAAAGCCTTTAGCAATTGATCTATTTTGTGGAGCTGGGGGAATGAGTGAGGGGATAATACAAGCTGGATTTCATATAGTGTTTTCAAGTGATAAAAGTCCAGAAGCTAGTTTAACTTATCAAAATAGACATGAACAACTTGGATTTCATAATGGATATAATACATTTTTCTGTACAGAAGATATTACAAATTTAACAGGAGAGTTTATTTTAAACTCTATTTCTGAACTTGAATTTTTTAAAAATAACTTTAATGGAAAAATAGATGCAATTTTTGGAGGACCACCTTGCCAAGGTTTTAGTCGAGCTGGAAAAAGAGATAAGGATGATCCTAGAAATCTACTATTTAGAGAATATTTAAGAGTCATATCTGAAGTAAAACCAGACTACGTTGTCATGGAAAATGTTGTAGGGCTACTAGATACAAAGCTTGACAACTTTGTCAGCTTTGATTTTGAAGAATACTCTGATAATACCTTTGTAACCGAAATTCTAGAAAAAGAATTTTATAAATTAGGTTACAATATAAAAAAATATAACGAGGGTGAAAAGGTAAACTTTAAAAAGTTGATTTTAGATGCCTCTGAATTTGGAGTGCCTCAAAAGAGAACTAGAGTTATTATTGTTGCCTATAAACAAGGTATAGATGAACCCAAAGATATCAATGATTATAAAATAAAAGATAAAGTAACTATAGAAGAATCTATATCTGATTTGATTTTAGACAAAAAAATAAGAGAATCTCAACTGGCAAAACTAGAAAAAGCTGAAAAATTAGATTTTATAAATAGATCTAGAAATGGAAGAACAAATTCTTTTGATAGTGGAATGCCTATTCACTTAGAGGGAGAGTTACCAAATATTGAGCTATCATCACATGCAGACTATATTGTTCAAAGATTTGCTCTTTATAAAGAGGGAGAAAGTTCAAAAGATGTTAAAAGTAGATTATTAAAAGAGGGGCTAATCTCTGTTATTAATTCTGAAGCATTAATCCACTATTCATATAATACAGCATTGAAAACTATCGGTTACTCGTCTGTTGATGAGTTTAAAAAAGATATCGCTAATTTTTTAACTTTAGATGAAGAGATGAAACAGACTCTTCTTGACCTGATTTTAAGCAAAAAAAATATAAGAACTAGATTAAATAGAAAAGAGCCGTCTAGGACCATAGTTACACTTCCAGATGACTATATCTCTCCATTTGAAGATAGAGTTTTTTCTGTCAGAGAGATGGCTAGACTCCAATCTTTTGATGATAGTTTTGTATTTTTAGGAAAAAGGACCACAGGAGGACCTAGAAGAAAACTTGAAGTACCTCAATATACTCAAGTAGGAAATGCTGTTCCTCCCTTATTGGCTAAAGCAATTGCAAAATCTATTTTAGATGTGATAAAGAAATAAAATATACCCATTAATTTAAATGACCTCAAAATCTAACTACAGATTTTTGAGGTCTTTATTTTATAGGCCTAGCGTCGTTTTTTCCAAAATTGTATCATTTCTAAATTTTTTAAAGTTGATATTTTTAGAAAAAATTTACTTTTGCAAATTAGAGTCTTTTATTATTATTTCCTATTTTAGCTAAATATATCCCTATTAAGACAATTAAAATACCAAAAATTTCTTGTAAAGTAAGGTTTTCTCTAAAAATAAAGTAAGAGTATAAAGCTGCAATAATAGGTTGGCTTAAGACTAAAACAGATGACAAAGTTATATCAATTTTTCCTATACAATAACTCAAAAGACCCTGTCCTAAAATTTGAGATACTAAAGCTAGTCCCACAAGAGGAAGTATTTCATTTATATTTTTTGGATAGTGAAATCCTTCTATTACAAAC is a genomic window containing:
- a CDS encoding DEAD/DEAH box helicase, whose protein sequence is SEIIIGDTPVEKRQEIIKDFKNGKLDIIFTVDVFNEGVDIPCIDTVLFLRPTTSYTIFIQQLGRGLRTFKGKEKLRVLDFVGNYKGAELKPAFLSGTFKKGVKPDSPLDSSFVLPSGCSANFDFKVIEYFEQNKGKRDNLKEKLTQDFLNVKELLEKTPNIMDIYTFGEFPVHVYLQKYKTWYEFLKEINELSIDEKSFSERTIQFLQFLEKTSMTKSYKIPLLLSLFKNGLKESVSLKEIGEFYKEFYSDELHGKDLNNKRHEDWRNWDLKKFEALAKENPIHFLTKDEKNEKFFSFIDDNFILNAQLFNEIMENNELLSNILDRLDYRNSNYFRRKYMEV
- a CDS encoding class I SAM-dependent methyltransferase, whose protein sequence is MSVKFYNDNAESFFNNTVNADMSSTYNIFEENLSDKTGEILDLGCGSGRDAKHFIDAGFKVTALDLSPILAAKASEYIGQEVIVANMKDLDFSDKFIGIWACASLLHLTEDEVLETLKRCHKALKNDGTMYVSFKYGETNFEKDGRIFTCFTRDRFLNLIKDLDFYYRATFETGDVRPGRENEKWLNVILKKK
- a CDS encoding MvaI/BcnI family restriction endonuclease produces the protein MENFKKINTYFSPNEQELKKMKLIQEYIRNEFAFIRMTDTMLEKSIIDASHYLRKILKDANVIDYLNISPDEKIYKKAVILSDNEFVEKKVSYYRPKTKNGDPRTWVYGLKNYVRTGDLVYFTTYQSKLLVIPLNLDENTIRKTLELQFTTQKLLDNKIVKELVEKLKIVKAKGWIKSVNPTSPKIAPKDAGETLERELGIKPNNLISADYKGQIELKSKIRETKNNDTLFSCVPNWSKSKIKSSAEMILTYGYPCKNQEKYPEFMDLYVTVKNKANPQGLYLLSEDEDEMLYQCHIADGITCVWDYEAIEKKIKEKHPKTAWVVAETKKINGENYFKYIELEMTQNPLLSQFIVLINDGYLTFDWRGRVKSDGTKYKDKGHAFRLNPKYRDVLFGDLEKIEI
- a CDS encoding DNA cytosine methyltransferase: MKKPLAIDLFCGAGGMSEGIIQAGFHIVFSSDKSPEASLTYQNRHEQLGFHNGYNTFFCTEDITNLTGEFILNSISELEFFKNNFNGKIDAIFGGPPCQGFSRAGKRDKDDPRNLLFREYLRVISEVKPDYVVMENVVGLLDTKLDNFVSFDFEEYSDNTFVTEILEKEFYKLGYNIKKYNEGEKVNFKKLILDASEFGVPQKRTRVIIVAYKQGIDEPKDINDYKIKDKVTIEESISDLILDKKIRESQLAKLEKAEKLDFINRSRNGRTNSFDSGMPIHLEGELPNIELSSHADYIVQRFALYKEGESSKDVKSRLLKEGLISVINSEALIHYSYNTALKTIGYSSVDEFKKDIANFLTLDEEMKQTLLDLILSKKNIRTRLNRKEPSRTIVTLPDDYISPFEDRVFSVREMARLQSFDDSFVFLGKRTTGGPRRKLEVPQYTQVGNAVPPLLAKAIAKSILDVIKK